In Synechococcus sp. CB0101, a genomic segment contains:
- a CDS encoding DUF565 domain-containing protein produces MSSSRPLQRTRLQQSLGGAWPRLEQWARNPWRRLSVLLIVLLSTFFLGNAVSTIIGARAFLDPPAALICVVLLELAIRARKPLLRRGGDRLGLELLDMSRIGFCYGLLLEGFKLL; encoded by the coding sequence TTGAGCAGCTCCCGCCCACTGCAGCGCACCCGGCTTCAACAGAGCCTCGGTGGTGCCTGGCCACGGCTGGAGCAGTGGGCCCGTAATCCCTGGCGGCGGCTTTCCGTGCTGTTGATCGTGCTGCTTAGCACGTTTTTCCTCGGCAATGCCGTGAGCACCATCATTGGTGCACGCGCTTTCCTGGATCCCCCAGCCGCGCTGATCTGCGTGGTGCTGCTGGAACTGGCCATCCGAGCCCGCAAGCCCCTGCTCCGCCGCGGCGGCGACCGCCTGGGGCTGGAACTGCTCGACATGAGCCGAATCGGCTTTTGCTACGGGCTACTGCTGGAGGGATTCAAGCTGCTCTAA
- a CDS encoding PCP reductase family protein: MNWNPEAEAKLKEIPFFVRPAVRKRIESLAREAGRDAIDLAFYEEAKAQFGQK, encoded by the coding sequence ATGAACTGGAACCCTGAAGCCGAAGCCAAGCTCAAGGAGATTCCGTTTTTTGTCCGCCCGGCCGTGCGCAAGCGCATCGAATCCCTGGCGAGAGAGGCCGGCCGCGACGCGATCGACTTAGCCTTTTATGAAGAGGCGAAAGCCCAATTCGGCCAAAAGTGA
- a CDS encoding DUF2555 domain-containing protein yields MPQSAAITPELIASLDEESVAALARRLEDDDYPNPFGGLQDWHLLRAVAIHRPELARPYVHLVDQEPFDED; encoded by the coding sequence ATGCCCCAGTCCGCCGCCATCACGCCTGAGTTGATCGCCTCGCTGGATGAGGAGTCGGTGGCGGCGCTGGCTCGCCGTCTGGAAGACGACGACTACCCCAATCCGTTTGGTGGTTTGCAGGATTGGCACCTGCTGCGCGCCGTCGCCATCCATCGGCCTGAGCTGGCGCGGCCCTACGTGCACCTGGTGGACCAGGAACCCTTCGATGAGGATTGA
- the coaBC gene encoding bifunctional phosphopantothenoylcysteine decarboxylase/phosphopantothenate--cysteine ligase CoaBC: protein MRIEQPEGAALDPLAGRRILVGISGSIAAVKLPLVVSALAKRGAQVRCVVTPSAAQLVSPVALASLSRERCYLDADQWCHTAPRPLHVELAEWAELVLLAPLSATTLGRWVHGLGDTLLASTLLATEAPVLAAAAMNTAMWGAPAVAANWQQLQRYERVLPLGPAEGLLACDRQGSGRMADPELLVLALESLASWGWQRDWQGRRLLVSAGPTREWFDPARCISNPSTGRMGVLLAQAARLRGAEVDLVHGALQLDPSWLEGLNLHPIDTGAQLQRALEQLQPQADAIAMAAAVADHRPARTLSYKPTKAELDAAMCGPWEPVPDLLVELVSRRPTGQRILGFAAHSGDVLPQAQAKFARKGCDLLFANPIDQPDAGFGSSTNQGWLLGPGDAVERLEPMGKLALAHRLITALGAAL, encoded by the coding sequence ATGAGGATTGAGCAGCCGGAGGGCGCCGCTCTGGATCCGCTGGCGGGCCGGCGCATTCTGGTCGGCATCAGCGGCAGCATCGCTGCGGTGAAGCTGCCGTTGGTGGTGAGTGCCCTGGCCAAACGGGGTGCTCAGGTGCGCTGCGTCGTCACTCCCAGTGCGGCCCAGTTGGTGAGCCCTGTGGCCCTGGCCAGTCTCAGCCGCGAGCGCTGTTACCTCGATGCCGATCAATGGTGTCACACGGCGCCGCGCCCGCTGCACGTGGAGCTGGCGGAATGGGCTGAGCTGGTGCTGTTGGCGCCGCTCAGTGCCACCACGTTGGGGCGCTGGGTGCATGGGCTCGGCGACACCTTGCTCGCCTCCACCTTGTTGGCCACGGAGGCGCCGGTGCTGGCCGCCGCGGCGATGAACACCGCCATGTGGGGGGCACCCGCCGTGGCCGCCAACTGGCAACAGCTGCAGCGCTATGAGCGTGTGCTGCCCCTGGGGCCTGCAGAGGGGCTGCTGGCCTGTGATCGCCAGGGCTCGGGGCGGATGGCAGACCCTGAGCTCTTGGTGTTGGCCCTGGAAAGCCTGGCCAGCTGGGGCTGGCAGCGCGATTGGCAGGGGCGCCGCTTGCTGGTGAGCGCCGGCCCCACGCGGGAATGGTTTGACCCAGCCCGCTGCATCAGCAATCCCAGTACAGGCCGGATGGGAGTGCTGCTGGCCCAGGCGGCGCGGCTTCGTGGTGCTGAGGTGGATCTGGTGCATGGCGCGCTCCAGCTGGACCCCTCCTGGTTGGAGGGCCTCAACCTCCATCCGATCGATACCGGTGCTCAGTTGCAGCGGGCGCTTGAACAGCTCCAGCCCCAGGCCGATGCCATTGCCATGGCGGCGGCGGTGGCCGACCATCGGCCGGCGCGCACGCTCAGCTACAAGCCCACAAAAGCCGAGCTGGACGCGGCGATGTGTGGGCCTTGGGAGCCTGTTCCGGACCTTCTGGTGGAGCTGGTGAGCCGGCGGCCAACGGGCCAGCGGATTCTGGGCTTCGCCGCCCACAGCGGGGATGTGCTGCCGCAGGCCCAGGCGAAGTTCGCCCGCAAAGGTTGCGATCTGTTGTTTGCCAATCCGATCGATCAGCCCGATGCCGGGTTTGGCAGCTCCACCAACCAGGGCTGGCTATTGGGGCCTGGTGATGCCGTGGAGCGGCTGGAGCCGATGGGCAAATTGGCCCTGGCCCACCGGTTGATCACCGCTTTGGGGGCTGCGCTTTAA
- a CDS encoding photosystem II manganese-stabilizing polypeptide: MRFRPLLALVLALCLTLVTACSGGAKAVDRANLTYDDIHNTGLANDCPTLPDSARGSISLDAGAKYQLREICMHPSEVYVKGEPANKRVEAEFQPTKILTRFTTSLDQVYGDLAVVGNGINFKEQGGIDFQIVTVLLPGGEEVPFTFSSKELDATADGAAITTSTDLNGSYRVPSYRTSNFLDPKGRALTTGVQYAQGLVALNGQDDELARENSKRYIDGTGEMNLSITKVDASTGEFAGVFTAVQPSDTDMGSHDPLDVKITGQLYGRLEKA; this comes from the coding sequence ATGCGTTTCCGTCCTCTGCTGGCCCTTGTGCTGGCGCTCTGCCTCACCCTTGTGACCGCCTGCAGTGGCGGCGCCAAGGCTGTTGATCGGGCCAACCTCACCTACGACGACATCCACAACACCGGTCTGGCCAACGACTGCCCGACCCTGCCGGATTCGGCTCGCGGTTCGATCAGCCTGGATGCGGGTGCGAAGTATCAGCTGCGTGAGATCTGCATGCACCCCTCTGAGGTTTATGTGAAGGGTGAACCCGCCAACAAGCGCGTGGAAGCTGAGTTCCAGCCCACCAAGATCCTGACTCGCTTCACCACCAGCCTCGACCAGGTGTATGGCGACCTGGCAGTGGTCGGCAATGGCATCAACTTCAAAGAGCAGGGCGGTATCGACTTCCAGATCGTGACCGTGCTGCTGCCCGGCGGTGAGGAGGTGCCCTTCACCTTCTCCAGCAAGGAGCTCGACGCCACCGCTGACGGCGCGGCGATCACCACCAGCACCGATCTGAACGGCAGCTACCGCGTTCCCAGCTACCGCACCTCCAACTTCCTGGATCCCAAGGGCCGTGCCCTTACCACCGGCGTGCAGTACGCCCAAGGTCTGGTGGCTCTCAATGGTCAAGACGACGAGCTCGCCCGCGAGAACAGCAAGCGCTACATCGACGGCACTGGCGAGATGAATCTCTCCATCACCAAGGTGGATGCTTCCACCGGTGAATTCGCCGGCGTGTTCACCGCCGTGCAGCCCTCCGATACCGACATGGGTAGCCACGATCCCCTCGATGTGAAGATCACCGGTCAGCTCTACGGCCGTCTGGAGAAGGCCTGA
- the sat gene encoding sulfate adenylyltransferase, producing the protein MTSTVASSKGLIAPHGGSLVDLRVPAEQRDAAKAGVDHVVECSDRNACDVELLMVGGFSPLRGFMHQEDYQSVVETNRTTSGLLFGLPIVMDTQRDDISVGHKLLLTYRGQELAVMTVESKWEPDKAREAVGCYGTSSLEHPAVKMIATERGRYYLGGAIQGLELPKRVFPCKTPAEVRANLPEGQDVVAFQCRNPIHRAHYELFTRALDASNVSDQGVVLVHPTCGPTQDDDISGEVRFQTYERLAAEVNNPRIRWAYLPYSMHMAGPREALQHMIIRKNYGCTHFIIGRDMAGCKSSISGDDFYGPYQAQDFARDNAPELGMETVPSLNLVYTEEEGYVTAEHADARGLHVKKLSGTQFRKMLRSGEEIPEWFAFRSVVEVLRSAA; encoded by the coding sequence ATGACGAGCACCGTCGCCTCCTCCAAGGGCCTAATTGCACCCCACGGCGGCAGCCTGGTGGATCTGCGGGTTCCGGCCGAGCAGCGCGACGCGGCCAAGGCTGGTGTGGATCACGTGGTGGAGTGCTCCGACCGCAACGCCTGCGACGTGGAGCTGCTGATGGTGGGCGGCTTCTCGCCCCTGCGCGGCTTCATGCACCAGGAGGATTACCAGTCGGTGGTGGAGACCAACCGCACCACCAGCGGGCTGCTGTTCGGCCTGCCGATCGTGATGGACACCCAACGCGACGACATCTCGGTGGGCCACAAGCTGCTGCTCACCTACCGCGGCCAGGAGCTGGCGGTGATGACCGTGGAGAGCAAGTGGGAGCCCGATAAAGCGCGCGAGGCCGTGGGTTGCTACGGCACCTCCTCACTCGAGCATCCCGCCGTGAAGATGATCGCCACCGAGCGCGGTCGTTATTACCTCGGCGGTGCCATCCAGGGCCTGGAGCTTCCGAAGCGCGTCTTCCCCTGCAAAACGCCGGCTGAAGTGCGCGCCAACCTGCCCGAGGGCCAGGACGTGGTGGCGTTCCAGTGCCGCAACCCCATCCACCGCGCCCACTACGAGCTGTTCACCCGTGCGCTCGATGCCAGCAACGTGAGCGATCAGGGCGTGGTGCTGGTGCATCCCACCTGCGGCCCCACCCAGGACGACGACATCTCCGGCGAAGTGCGCTTCCAGACCTATGAGCGCCTGGCCGCTGAGGTGAACAATCCCCGCATCCGCTGGGCCTACCTGCCCTACTCGATGCACATGGCTGGCCCCCGTGAGGCCCTGCAGCACATGATCATCCGCAAGAACTACGGCTGTACCCACTTCATCATTGGCCGCGACATGGCGGGCTGTAAGTCGTCGATCAGTGGCGACGACTTCTACGGCCCCTACCAGGCCCAAGACTTCGCCCGTGACAACGCCCCCGAGCTCGGCATGGAGACCGTGCCCTCGCTCAATCTCGTGTACACCGAGGAGGAGGGCTACGTGACCGCCGAGCACGCCGATGCCCGCGGCTTGCATGTGAAGAAGCTGAGCGGCACCCAGTTCCGCAAGATGCTGCGCAGCGGCGAGGAGATCCCTGAGTGGTTCGCCTTCCGTAGCGTGGTCGAGGTTC